From Pseudoalteromonas sp. R3, one genomic window encodes:
- a CDS encoding FNR family transcription factor has protein sequence MDLSNRSKSQCTISCNNCSISQLCLPFSLNGSEMDKLDEIIERKKPLHKGDFLFESGSELNAIFAVRSGSFKSYTISEQGDEQITGFHLAGDLVGFDAINKMQHQSFAQALETSMVCEIPFDTLDELAGKLPKLRQQIMRLMSSEINYDQEMLLLLNKKTAEERLATFIFNLSNRFGERGFSRKEFRFTMTRGEIGNYLGLTVETISRLLSRFQKAEIIKVEGKFITILDIDELAKAAAISL, from the coding sequence ATGGATTTAAGTAATCGTTCAAAAAGTCAATGTACTATCAGCTGCAACAACTGCAGCATCAGCCAATTGTGCCTGCCCTTCTCTTTAAACGGCAGCGAAATGGATAAGCTGGATGAAATCATCGAGCGCAAAAAACCGCTTCATAAAGGGGACTTTTTGTTCGAATCAGGCAGCGAACTCAACGCTATCTTTGCCGTTCGCTCCGGCTCATTCAAATCTTATACCATTTCAGAACAAGGTGATGAACAAATCACCGGATTCCATCTTGCTGGAGATTTGGTCGGTTTTGATGCCATCAACAAAATGCAGCATCAGAGCTTTGCTCAGGCACTTGAAACCTCTATGGTTTGTGAGATCCCATTTGATACTTTAGATGAACTGGCGGGCAAGCTACCTAAACTCCGGCAACAGATCATGCGCCTCATGAGTAGTGAAATCAACTACGATCAGGAGATGCTGTTATTGCTGAACAAGAAGACAGCTGAAGAGCGTCTGGCAACTTTCATCTTTAATCTGTCTAATCGGTTTGGTGAACGAGGCTTCTCGCGAAAAGAGTTCCGTTTTACTATGACTCGCGGTGAAATTGGCAATTATCTGGGGTTAACCGTTGAAACAATCAGCCGCTTGCTTAGCCGCTTCCAAAAAGCGGAAATTATCAAAGTAGAAGGTAAATTCATAACTATTCTAGATATTGATGAACTAGCCAAGGCCGCTGCAATTTCTCTTTGA
- the ccoS gene encoding cbb3-type cytochrome oxidase assembly protein CcoS: protein MSIIYILIPIAILFVIIAIGVFFWAVKSEQFSDLNKQGHSILFEDDKEQHNKSNDRDKPV from the coding sequence ATGAGTATTATCTATATCCTTATTCCCATTGCGATCTTGTTTGTCATTATCGCAATCGGGGTGTTTTTTTGGGCCGTCAAAAGCGAACAGTTCTCTGATCTGAACAAGCAAGGACACAGCATTCTGTTCGAAGACGACAAAGAGCAACATAATAAAAGTAATGACCGAGATAAGCCTGTTTAG
- a CDS encoding methyl-accepting chemotaxis protein: MSTKLRLLISFMLVGLLPAAFMAITSLITASDALERQAYNQLTSIKHIKHRQIDDYFKARKADLSLIAAQWQQLASAKSQSGTAELARDNHALFRHFIEQKGFYDLFIIETNGFISYTVAKESDYQSNLRTGPYRDSGLAQLFRNALNSRQFSITDYQQYAPSNGEPAAFIGVPVQVNGQIHSIIALQIAIDTINDIMQQRDGMGKTGESYLVGSDLRMRSDSYLDPTAHSVTASFAGSVAHNGVDTYAVRRGLQGFSETELIIDYNGNPVLSAYMPFQFADLNWVLLSEIDKAEAFAPIYQLYWFIALIGAVAIIAISVATWLIASSVLRPLGGEPSMMRDISERIASGDLRQDFSQDGNVTGVYGAMRQMTSYLTGVIGTISETTSQLAVTASQTSAASEQANTSLQEQHANIEQVALAIAATAQSVESVANSANQVAALSVDTQDSTQAASQTLAECVSKMTTLDQVISDSERAIKAVESGAQNIGKVIEVIQAITEQTNLLALNAAIEAARAGEHGRGFAVVADEVRQLAYKTQQSTGDIETMIQELQSATAQAVDKMHQSAEVAQASISATNESAASLQTSVAQIQEISASAKRIAQEAQQQTSTTEEISYNIDAIKQAALDNAAGADQVASASLDLDKQSRKLKQITASFKLP, translated from the coding sequence ATGTCCACCAAACTCCGTTTGCTGATTTCATTCATGCTCGTTGGCTTGCTGCCCGCTGCGTTTATGGCAATCACATCCTTAATTACCGCATCAGATGCATTAGAGCGCCAGGCTTACAACCAGCTGACCTCCATCAAACACATTAAACATCGTCAAATCGACGATTATTTCAAGGCCCGTAAGGCAGATCTGAGCCTGATCGCTGCACAATGGCAACAATTGGCCAGCGCCAAGAGTCAGTCAGGCACAGCTGAGCTTGCCCGAGACAATCACGCTCTGTTCAGGCATTTTATCGAGCAAAAAGGGTTTTATGATCTGTTTATCATAGAGACCAACGGTTTTATCAGCTATACCGTCGCTAAAGAAAGTGACTATCAGAGCAACCTGAGAACAGGGCCTTATCGCGATTCAGGACTTGCTCAGCTATTTCGCAACGCACTCAATAGTCGCCAGTTTTCCATTACAGATTATCAACAGTACGCTCCGAGTAATGGCGAGCCCGCGGCATTTATCGGTGTACCAGTTCAGGTTAACGGGCAAATTCACTCCATTATTGCGTTGCAAATCGCCATAGATACGATTAACGACATCATGCAACAACGTGATGGTATGGGCAAAACGGGCGAATCCTACCTGGTAGGCTCAGATTTAAGAATGCGTTCCGATTCCTACCTGGATCCTACCGCACACAGTGTAACCGCCAGCTTTGCCGGTTCAGTTGCGCACAATGGCGTTGATACTTATGCGGTCAGACGAGGTCTGCAAGGCTTTTCTGAGACAGAACTGATCATTGATTATAATGGTAACCCAGTTTTGTCGGCCTATATGCCATTTCAATTTGCTGACCTAAACTGGGTGCTACTGAGTGAGATTGACAAAGCTGAGGCATTTGCACCCATTTATCAATTGTATTGGTTTATTGCTCTAATTGGCGCTGTTGCAATTATCGCAATCAGCGTGGCAACCTGGTTGATAGCAAGTTCGGTACTGCGTCCATTAGGAGGAGAGCCTAGCATGATGCGCGACATCAGTGAGCGCATTGCTTCAGGTGATTTGCGCCAGGATTTCAGCCAGGACGGTAATGTAACGGGCGTATACGGCGCTATGAGACAAATGACCAGCTACCTCACTGGCGTAATAGGAACTATCAGTGAAACAACTTCCCAGCTCGCCGTTACGGCCAGTCAAACCAGTGCAGCTAGTGAGCAGGCCAACACTAGCTTGCAAGAGCAACATGCAAACATTGAGCAAGTCGCCCTTGCTATTGCCGCCACGGCTCAGTCCGTTGAAAGTGTCGCGAATAGCGCAAATCAGGTTGCAGCGCTCAGCGTCGACACACAAGACAGTACTCAGGCCGCGAGCCAAACATTGGCGGAATGTGTTTCTAAAATGACTACTCTCGATCAGGTGATCAGCGACTCAGAGCGGGCGATTAAGGCTGTAGAATCTGGTGCTCAGAACATAGGTAAAGTGATTGAGGTGATCCAGGCTATCACAGAGCAGACCAATCTGTTGGCACTCAATGCCGCCATTGAGGCAGCCCGGGCTGGTGAGCATGGTCGTGGTTTTGCCGTCGTTGCGGATGAAGTACGCCAGCTTGCCTACAAAACTCAACAATCGACCGGTGACATAGAAACTATGATCCAGGAGCTACAAAGTGCGACCGCACAAGCTGTCGATAAAATGCATCAGTCAGCCGAAGTCGCTCAAGCGTCCATATCAGCAACTAATGAGAGTGCTGCCAGCTTGCAAACCAGCGTCGCACAAATTCAGGAAATTTCGGCAAGTGCAAAACGTATAGCTCAGGAAGCACAACAGCAAACCTCGACTACTGAAGAGATCAGTTACAATATTGACGCTATTAAACAAGCCGCATTGGATAACGCAGCAGGTGCCGATCAGGTGGCCAGTGCAAGCCTGGATTTGGATAAGCAGTCAAGAAAACTCAAACAAATCACCGCAAGCTTTAAGCTGCCATAG
- the arsJ gene encoding organoarsenical effux MFS transporter ArsJ: protein MLQQLSAPIKQYLVITGNYWSFTLTDGALRMLVVLYFHQLGYSPIAIASLFLLYEVFGVVTNLVGGWLGARMGLNKTMNVGLFLQIVALLMLVVDPQWLSVAYVMVAQALSGIAKDLNKMSAKSAIKLLVPKDQDGVLFKWVAILTGSKNALKGVGFFMGGLLLTQFGFQGALWFMSTMLLVTWVLSLILLRQDLGKKKHKPKFSEMFSTSKQVNWLSAARLFLFASRDVWFVVALPVYLASVFGWDHWWVGGFMASWVIAYGLVQANAPKLLGNKRSNTQQAFIWVALLTLMPALIAMALWSQWYVQVSIVAGLLIFGAVFAVNSSLHSFLIVHFADEDGVSMDVGFYYMANAMGRLAGTILSGLAYQYGGLVSCLLISSVLLMLATGLTYGLQRHTR, encoded by the coding sequence GTGTTACAGCAGCTTTCTGCGCCCATTAAGCAGTATTTGGTTATAACTGGCAATTACTGGTCGTTTACTCTGACCGATGGGGCACTACGTATGCTGGTGGTGTTGTATTTCCATCAGCTGGGGTACAGTCCTATTGCAATCGCCTCGTTATTTTTACTTTACGAAGTGTTTGGGGTCGTGACTAATCTGGTTGGTGGCTGGCTGGGTGCCAGAATGGGCCTGAACAAGACCATGAATGTGGGCTTGTTCTTGCAAATTGTGGCCCTCCTTATGCTGGTTGTGGACCCGCAGTGGCTGAGCGTTGCATATGTGATGGTGGCACAGGCTTTATCCGGGATTGCTAAAGACCTGAATAAAATGAGTGCCAAAAGTGCCATCAAGTTACTGGTACCCAAAGATCAGGATGGTGTGCTGTTTAAGTGGGTTGCTATTCTCACAGGGTCGAAAAATGCGCTCAAGGGGGTGGGCTTTTTTATGGGTGGCCTGCTCCTGACACAGTTTGGCTTTCAGGGTGCATTATGGTTTATGAGCACTATGCTGCTGGTAACCTGGGTGCTCAGCTTAATATTACTTAGGCAGGATCTGGGTAAGAAAAAACACAAGCCTAAGTTTTCTGAAATGTTCTCTACCAGCAAGCAAGTAAACTGGTTATCTGCGGCGCGGCTATTTTTATTTGCTTCTCGTGATGTTTGGTTTGTTGTGGCTTTACCGGTTTATCTGGCAAGTGTATTTGGCTGGGATCACTGGTGGGTTGGCGGTTTTATGGCAAGCTGGGTCATTGCTTACGGCTTGGTTCAGGCCAATGCACCTAAGCTGCTTGGTAATAAGCGCTCAAACACGCAACAAGCGTTTATCTGGGTGGCTCTGCTGACTCTGATGCCTGCGCTTATTGCCATGGCATTGTGGTCTCAGTGGTATGTACAGGTGTCGATTGTAGCGGGTTTACTGATATTTGGTGCAGTGTTTGCGGTGAACTCTTCGCTGCACAGCTTTTTGATTGTGCATTTTGCTGATGAGGATGGGGTGTCAATGGATGTTGGCTTCTATTACATGGCTAATGCGATGGGTCGCCTTGCAGGAACCATATTATCAGGCCTGGCCTATCAGTATGGCGGGTTAGTTAGCTGCTTGTTGATATCCAGTGTTTTACTCATGCTTGCGACTGGTCTTACCTATGGGTTGCAACGCCATACCAGATAG
- a CDS encoding sulfite exporter TauE/SafE family protein produces MTEISLFSAFVMGLVGSGHCLVMCGGIASSLQLAQTKQSPFVTALLYNLGRLGSYMVAGALVAGLGGAFAKQSTLFANILNVLSGVFMLLVGIYVMRLAATLNWLEKTGKWLLWQRLVQLNKYLLPVDNKKKALAYGALWGWLPCGLVYSALTWTLQADSSFNGALTMAAFALGTFPAMLAVGQTAHLLNTFLNHKATRIALGNIFIWYGFYLLIIATDKLVH; encoded by the coding sequence ATGACCGAGATAAGCCTGTTTAGCGCCTTTGTAATGGGCTTGGTCGGCAGCGGCCATTGTCTGGTCATGTGTGGTGGTATTGCATCAAGCCTGCAACTAGCTCAAACCAAGCAGTCGCCGTTTGTAACCGCACTGCTCTATAATCTGGGCAGATTAGGTAGTTATATGGTAGCCGGTGCACTGGTTGCCGGGCTCGGGGGCGCATTTGCCAAACAAAGCACCTTATTTGCGAACATCTTGAATGTGCTAAGTGGCGTATTTATGTTGCTGGTTGGTATCTATGTAATGCGCCTGGCAGCGACCTTAAACTGGTTAGAAAAAACAGGAAAGTGGTTGCTCTGGCAACGCCTGGTGCAACTTAACAAGTATTTACTCCCTGTCGACAATAAGAAAAAAGCGCTGGCATACGGTGCCTTATGGGGCTGGCTGCCTTGTGGGCTGGTCTATTCGGCACTCACCTGGACTCTTCAGGCGGATAGTAGCTTTAACGGTGCGCTTACTATGGCCGCTTTTGCATTGGGCACTTTTCCTGCAATGTTAGCGGTAGGACAAACCGCCCATCTGCTCAATACGTTTTTAAATCATAAAGCTACGCGTATTGCATTAGGTAATATTTTTATTTGGTATGGCTTTTATCTACTAATCATTGCAACAGACAAACTAGTACATTAA
- the uspE gene encoding universal stress protein UspE translates to MEQIKRILTVIDPTKQQQNSLNRSISLAQKTGAKITAFLSIYDFSYEMTTMLSREEREAMREAVIKDREAWISELTSGYQNIDIETKVVWHNRPYEAIIKTVLEHEFDLVIKATHQHDTLKSVIFTPTDWHLIRKCPAPVLLVKDHAWPEKGEILAAVNAVSDDEQHQALNHRIIKDAQFLCELANASLSLVNTYPATPVNIAIEIPEFNPSQYNEAVKKHHEEETWALAERFGLGKAQCVIKEGLPEDVIPHIAKEHNAELVVIGTVGRTGLSAALVGNTAEHVIDSLDCDVLALKPDGYKSPLAQ, encoded by the coding sequence ATGGAACAAATCAAACGCATTCTCACTGTCATAGATCCGACCAAACAACAGCAGAACAGCCTGAACCGTTCTATCAGTCTGGCGCAAAAAACGGGTGCTAAAATCACTGCCTTTTTATCAATTTATGACTTTTCTTACGAGATGACCACCATGTTATCGCGAGAAGAGCGTGAGGCGATGAGAGAAGCTGTGATTAAAGACCGTGAGGCTTGGATTTCGGAGCTTACCAGTGGCTACCAAAACATCGATATCGAAACCAAAGTAGTCTGGCACAACCGCCCTTACGAGGCCATTATCAAGACCGTACTTGAGCATGAGTTTGATCTTGTTATCAAAGCCACTCATCAGCATGATACACTCAAGTCCGTCATTTTTACTCCGACAGACTGGCACCTGATCAGAAAGTGTCCTGCCCCGGTATTATTGGTCAAAGATCATGCATGGCCAGAAAAAGGCGAAATACTTGCGGCAGTCAATGCCGTCAGTGATGACGAGCAACATCAGGCGCTAAACCATCGCATCATCAAAGACGCACAATTTTTATGCGAGCTTGCTAATGCCTCTTTGAGCCTGGTAAACACCTACCCGGCAACACCGGTAAATATCGCCATTGAGATCCCAGAGTTTAATCCGTCTCAATACAATGAAGCGGTGAAGAAGCATCACGAGGAGGAAACCTGGGCACTGGCGGAGCGCTTTGGTCTTGGCAAAGCGCAATGTGTTATTAAAGAGGGCTTACCAGAAGACGTAATCCCACATATTGCGAAAGAACACAATGCAGAGCTGGTTGTTATTGGCACCGTTGGTCGAACAGGCCTAAGTGCGGCATTGGTCGGCAATACCGCAGAACATGTTATCGATAGCCTTGATTGCGATGTACTGGCGCTCAAGCCTGATGGCTACAAAAGTCCGCTAGCACAGTAA
- the ttcA gene encoding tRNA 2-thiocytidine(32) synthetase TtcA, protein MSHSQEAKQAYSLNKLQKRLRRLAGQAVGDFNMIEDGDRVMVCLSGGKDSYTLLDVLQHLQRVAPIKFDVFAINLDQKQPGFPEHILPEYLDTLGVEYKIVEEDTYSIVKDKIPEGKTTCSLCSRLRRGILYRTAKEMGATKIALGHHRDDMIETMFLNMFYGGKLKGMPPKLMSDDGQHMVIRPLAYCKEADIARYAQSQAFPIIPCNLCGSQENLQRKHVKAMLNEWNTTHPGRVESIFTAMQNVVPSHLADHALFDFRSLQKDDIVDGGDIALDKPEFPSMPAGAEQEEDEQTVQIQAIELS, encoded by the coding sequence GTGTCTCACTCACAAGAAGCTAAGCAAGCATATAGCCTTAACAAGTTGCAAAAACGCTTAAGAAGGCTGGCCGGTCAGGCTGTAGGCGATTTTAATATGATCGAAGATGGTGACCGTGTTATGGTTTGCCTGTCTGGCGGCAAGGACAGCTATACTCTGCTGGATGTATTACAGCATCTCCAGCGTGTCGCTCCTATCAAGTTCGATGTGTTTGCCATCAATCTGGATCAAAAGCAGCCCGGTTTTCCTGAGCATATCTTACCAGAATACCTGGACACCCTTGGCGTAGAATATAAAATCGTTGAGGAAGACACCTACTCAATCGTCAAAGACAAAATCCCCGAAGGCAAAACAACCTGCTCACTGTGTTCACGCCTGCGTCGCGGTATTCTGTATCGAACGGCAAAAGAAATGGGCGCCACTAAAATTGCCCTGGGACACCACCGTGATGACATGATTGAGACTATGTTTTTAAACATGTTCTATGGCGGTAAATTAAAAGGCATGCCACCTAAGCTAATGAGTGATGATGGCCAGCATATGGTGATCCGACCGCTGGCGTACTGTAAAGAAGCTGATATTGCACGTTATGCGCAAAGCCAGGCATTCCCTATCATTCCGTGTAACCTCTGTGGCTCGCAGGAAAACCTGCAGCGTAAGCATGTTAAGGCGATGCTTAACGAATGGAATACAACCCACCCGGGTAGAGTTGAAAGTATCTTTACCGCAATGCAAAACGTAGTGCCATCTCATCTGGCTGACCACGCCCTGTTCGACTTCCGCTCTTTGCAAAAAGACGACATCGTTGATGGCGGTGATATTGCCCTCGATAAACCGGAGTTTCCGAGTATGCCAGCAGGCGCAGAACAGGAAGAAGACGAGCAAACCGTTCAGATCCAGGCAATAGAGCTCAGTTAA